The segment GCTAAATAAATTCTAGTAGGTTGGAGAGCCATTTTCTCTGCGCTCTTGTCATCATTAGCTTTAGCATAGGGGGTTATGAAGTTGAAAGTCAGATGGGGTGTGATTGGGGCTGGAGGCATTGCCCTTCGTAGGACGATACCAGAAGCACTTTCAATGTGTGACACTATGGAATTGATTTCCGTCATGGATATCGATAAGGAACGGGCTAGGGCGGTTGCAGAAAAATTCAATGTGCCTCATTACTGCAATTCGGAGGAAGAACTGCTAGCGCAAGACATAGATGCCGTTTACATCGCTACTCCGCTAGATGTTCACTGCAAGCAGGTTATCCAAGCTGCAGAGGCAGGAAAGCATATCCTTTGTGAAAAGCCAATGGCCGCCACCTCCGAAGAGGTAGATATGATGGAAGCAGCTGTGAAAAAAGCTGGCGTGAAATTCATGCTTGGCTTTTGTATGAGAAATAACATTTACAACCGAAAAGCACGCGAACTTGTACAATCTGGTGCTCTTGGCAGGATGGTAATGGGTCGTGCTCAGTTGACCTGCTGGTATCCACCCATCCCAGGAGCCTGGCGGCAGGATATCTCGAAAAGCCACGGTGGGTCGCTCATAGATATGGGAACTCATTGCCTAGATTTGCTTGAGTGGATTATGGACGCGAAAATTGTGGAGGTAACAGGTTTCCAAGATTTGCTTGTTCACTCATATCCCACCAAAGTTGAGGATACTTCCACTGTTGTTGTTCGATTCAGTAATGGTGCACACGGTATAGTTGATAATTACTTTAACCTGCCAGATGCAGCTGCCCAGAATACTCTCGAACTACATGGCACGAAGGGCTCGATTATTGGGCAGGGGACAATCGGGCAGGACCCGACTGGCA is part of the Armatimonadota bacterium genome and harbors:
- a CDS encoding Gfo/Idh/MocA family oxidoreductase — encoded protein: MKVRWGVIGAGGIALRRTIPEALSMCDTMELISVMDIDKERARAVAEKFNVPHYCNSEEELLAQDIDAVYIATPLDVHCKQVIQAAEAGKHILCEKPMAATSEEVDMMEAAVKKAGVKFMLGFCMRNNIYNRKARELVQSGALGRMVMGRAQLTCWYPPIPGAWRQDISKSHGGSLIDMGTHCLDLLEWIMDAKIVEVTGFQDLLVHSYPTKVEDTSTVVVRFSNGAHGIVDNYFNLPDAAAQNTLELHGTKGSIIGQGTIGQDPTGKMFSIIQPEETGYDANQVRNIEAAREEYHLRGVSLYGQMINAMNESIIEDKEPPVTLEDGRHSVKLVEAIYKAVKEKRVISVG